From Mercenaria mercenaria strain notata chromosome 17, MADL_Memer_1, whole genome shotgun sequence, the proteins below share one genomic window:
- the LOC123535727 gene encoding protein PFC0760c-like produces MDILSKAIRFFCILTFTPLYCIAQYHTRNDASLLGSRELGFGGQNRQAYREVQPQSPSYFGYRTYPLDSRMLLSDGHGFEIQNTQTLQQAQPLLQAEYGSYSRGPRVSLFEGLHFGIQNRQSHQQAERQSKPVYGTNNQGSRLSLFGGRSRMLSAQANRREDLQDQTENRVENLQDHIAEKDGRRVEQDSNYSEMVQKQKQNQVNNNDWDSFVTNRWISYEDASDNGLDSTDSRVENRVEQFEHIHDDRPADITEDRLDTSKDLIENRVDTVGDKINSHYKNNDKNENDRGYVNLWRSFNNAKIDTQSDGWDSIEDTVGNRLELTEKRVENRVEQIENTLGDQSANIIEDRWDTTKDLIENRIDQVEDRIGNNNNNYNSYNLYDNSKGYSNLWDSLNNVQTSTEVGESNSFEDAVKNRLDSTDNRVENRIEQIENTLGDQSANIIEDRWDITKDLIENRVDKVEDRIGNNHYNSYNLYDNARVYSNLWNSLNNVQTNTQGGESNSFEDAVDNLLDSTDNRVENRIEQIENTLGDQSANIIEDKWDTTKDLIENKADKVEDRIGNNNNKYNLYNLYDNVEDKTDNHNNNYRLYNNDKGYVSLWDSLKNIQHVENRIEQIENSHDDHPVDIIEDRWDTTQDVIENRVDKVEDKIDNHYDNNNINNDRGYGNLWNSLNNTKTDSQSSGWNSFLSNIWGSSEKAVDNKLDGLEDYVDNKVDRIENTHGEQVADALEDKSEATEDRIEDMDDDKNNWFDDVYHHDNLDVHDDGDDDRNDYNNDNDNSWSSFLNIWSSVKSTNN; encoded by the exons atggaTATATTAAGTAAAGCAATACGTTTCTTCTGTATATTGACTTTCACACCACTGTATTGCATAG CACAGTATCACACTCGTAACGATGCATCATTGTTAGGAAGTAGAGAACTTGGTTTCGGAGGACAGAATAGACAGGCATACCGTGAAGTACAGCCTCAGTCACCGTCTTACTTTGGTTATCGTACTTATCCGCTAGATTCTCGTATGCTGCTTTCAGATGGTCATGGTTTCGAAATACAAAATACACAGACACTTCAACAAGCACAGCCTCTGTTGCAGGCAGAATATGGTAGCTATTCTCGAGGTCCTCGTGTGTCACTTTTCGAAGGTCTTCATTTTGGTATTCAGAATAGACAATCGCACCAACAAGCCGAGCGCCAGTCAAAGCCAGTTTATGGTACAAATAATCAAGGTTCACGTTTGTCACTTTTCGGAGGCCGAAGTCGTATGCTTTCTGCACAAGCAAATAGGAGGGAAGACTTACAAGACCAAACAGAGAACCGGGTTGAAAATTTGCAAGATCATATCGCTGAAAAAGATGGACGTCGAGTTGAACAAGACTCTAACTATTCTGAAATGGtccaaaaacagaaacaaaatcaGGTCAACAATAACGATTGGGACTCTTTTGTAACAAACCGTTGGATTTCCTATGAAGATGCGAGTGACAATGGATTAGACTCGACAGATAGTCGTGTTGAAAATAGAGTAGAACAATTTGAACACATACACGATGATCGACCTGCCGATATTACTGAAGATAGATTAGATACATCCAAAGATCTTATAGAAAATAGGGTAGATACAGTTGGAGACAAAATAAACAGCCACTATAAAAACaacgataaaaatgaaaatgacaggGGCTATGTTAATTTATGGCGTAGTTTTAATAATGCTAAAATCGATACGCAATCAGATGGATGGGATTCCATTGAAGATACGGTTGGTAATCGATTAGAGTTGACAGAAAAGCGTGTTGAAAACAGAGTAGAACAGATTGAAAACACACTTGGTGATCAATCTGCCAATATTATTGAAGACAGATGGGATACAACCAAAGATCTAATAGAAAATAGAATAGACCAAGTTGAAGATAGAATTGgtaacaacaataacaattacAATTCATATAACCTTTATGATAACTCTAAAGGCTATTCAAATTTATGGGATAGTTTAAATAATGTTCAAACCAGTACAGAAGTAGGTGAATCTAATTCCTTTGAAGATGCGGTTAAAAATCGATTAGACTCGACAGATAATCGTGTTGAAAATAGAATAGAACAGATTGAAAACACACTTGGTGATCAATCTGCCAATATTATTGAAGACAGATGGGATATAACCAAAGATCTAATAGAAAATAGGGTAGATAAAGTTGAAGATAGAATTGGTAACAACCATTACAATTCATATAACCTTTATGATAACGCTAGAGTCTATTCAAATTTATGGAATAGTTTAAATAATGTTCAAACCAATACACAAGGAGGTGAATCTAATTCCTTTGAAGACGCGGTTGACAATCTATTAGACTCGACAGATAATCGTGTTGAAAATAGAATAGAACAGATTGAAAACACACTTGGTGATCAATCGGCCAATATTATTGAAGACAAATGGGATACAACCAAAGATCTAATAGAAAATAAAGCAGATAAAGTTGAGGATAGAATTGGtaacaataataacaaatataatttatataacctATATGATAACGTTGAAGACAAAACTGACAATCACAATAATAACTACCGtttgtataataatgataaaggcTATGTCAGTTTATGGGATAGTTTAAAAAACATCcaacatgttgaaaatagaaTAGAACAGATTGAAAACTCACATGATGACCATCCTGTCGATATTATTGAAGACAGATGGGATACAACACAAGATGTGATAGAAAACAGGGTAGATAAAGTTGAAGACAAAATTGATAACCATTATgacaataataacataaataatgACAGAGGCTATGGCAATTTGTGGAATAGTTTAAATAATACCAAAACCGATTCACAATCAAGTGGTTGGAATTCTTTTTTATCGAACATATGGGGTTCCAGTGAAAAAGCGGTTGACAATAAATTGGACGGACTAGAAGATTATGTTGACAATAAAGTAGATCGGATTGAAAACACACATGGTGAACAGGTTGCGGACGCCCTCGAAGATAAATCAGAGGCAACTGAAGATCGGATAGAAGACATggatgatgataaaaataactGGTTTGACgatgtttatcatcatgataaTCTTGATGTTcatgatgatggtgatgacgaTCGTAACGACtacaataatgataatgataactcTTGGAGCAGCTTTCTCAATATCTGGTCTAGTGTAAAATCTACAAATAACTAA